One stretch of Brevibacillus laterosporus DNA includes these proteins:
- the sbnA gene encoding 2,3-diaminopropionate biosynthesis protein SbnA, giving the protein MINRLLSISHLVGNTPLVTLDHEAINLFAKLEYNNLMGSVKMRAAYYILKQAIERGDITENTTVIESTSGNFGVALATLCKRLGITFIPVVDPNISPIYENLLHAFSYQVVKVTERDETGGFLLTRIQKIKELCQSTKNSFWTNQYGNIDCFWAHYHGLGEEIAAHFDELDYAFIGVSSGGTISGVSRRLKEKFPQIKIIAVDSEGSVIFGDQPKKRYIPGIGSSMVPDLLKEAVIDEVIHVPEEKTIEGCYQLFENHAIFGGGSSGTSYYAITHYFKDKLFEKSPNVVFLVPDNGMAYVNTVYDKQWADQLHQSTNELVTTRK; this is encoded by the coding sequence ATGATCAATCGCCTTCTATCTATCAGTCATCTTGTAGGAAATACACCTCTTGTTACATTGGATCATGAGGCTATCAATTTATTTGCCAAATTAGAATATAATAATTTGATGGGCAGCGTTAAAATGAGAGCGGCATACTATATTTTGAAACAAGCCATTGAGAGAGGCGATATCACAGAAAATACGACTGTGATTGAATCTACATCTGGCAATTTTGGAGTTGCGCTTGCTACCTTATGCAAAAGACTTGGAATTACATTTATTCCGGTTGTTGATCCCAATATTAGCCCTATTTACGAGAATCTTCTGCATGCTTTTTCGTATCAGGTGGTCAAGGTAACTGAACGTGATGAAACGGGCGGTTTTTTATTAACCAGAATCCAAAAGATTAAAGAACTTTGCCAGTCAACAAAGAACTCGTTTTGGACGAATCAGTATGGAAACATTGATTGTTTCTGGGCGCATTATCATGGACTTGGTGAAGAGATTGCCGCCCATTTCGATGAACTTGATTATGCTTTTATTGGTGTGAGTTCTGGAGGTACGATTTCAGGCGTGTCCAGACGATTAAAAGAAAAGTTTCCACAGATAAAAATCATTGCCGTGGATAGCGAGGGTTCTGTTATTTTTGGAGACCAGCCGAAGAAGCGTTATATTCCGGGGATCGGCTCCAGTATGGTGCCAGATCTATTAAAAGAAGCGGTTATTGATGAAGTGATTCATGTTCCAGAAGAAAAGACCATCGAAGGATGCTATCAATTGTTTGAAAACCACGCGATTTTTGGTGGAGGATCTTCTGGAACTTCCTATTATGCGATTACCCACTATTTCAAAGATAAGCTTTTTGAGAAATCACCTAATGTTGTGTTTCTAGTTCCCGATAATGGCATGGCATACGTCAACACTGTCTATGATAAACAGTGGGCTGATCAACTTCACCAATCAACAAATGAATTAGTAACGACTAGGAAATAA
- a CDS encoding DsbA family oxidoreductase, with the protein MTVKIKVYSDYVCPFCFLAKAPFEEAIEGKDVEVEWMPFELRPSPSLQLDPWNDPSKLSGWNSFIAPTAEKWGVNMKLPHMSPHPYTHVAFEGYHFAKEQGMGTEYNNRVFKAFFQEEQNIGEIEVLVKLAGEIGLDEEGFKEALVTRKYKEVQEKARQHADEEAQIMAVPTFVIGEERLQGAVSKEMFEKVLAQELGKVRAPSPNGMQCDSNGSC; encoded by the coding sequence ATGACAGTGAAAATTAAAGTGTATTCAGATTATGTATGTCCATTTTGTTTTTTAGCGAAAGCTCCATTTGAGGAAGCAATTGAAGGAAAGGATGTTGAAGTGGAATGGATGCCTTTTGAATTGAGACCAAGTCCATCCTTACAATTAGATCCTTGGAATGATCCCTCCAAACTTTCTGGTTGGAATTCATTCATTGCTCCAACAGCTGAAAAATGGGGAGTCAACATGAAATTACCCCACATGTCACCTCATCCTTATACACACGTAGCGTTTGAAGGATACCATTTTGCTAAGGAGCAAGGTATGGGGACGGAATACAACAATAGAGTGTTTAAAGCATTTTTCCAAGAGGAACAAAACATCGGTGAAATTGAAGTTCTAGTTAAGCTTGCAGGTGAAATTGGTTTGGATGAGGAAGGATTTAAAGAGGCATTGGTAACAAGAAAGTATAAAGAGGTGCAGGAAAAGGCACGTCAGCACGCAGACGAAGAGGCTCAAATCATGGCTGTCCCAACATTTGTGATAGGTGAAGAGCGATTACAAGGGGCAGTAAGTAAAGAAATGTTTGAGAAGGTTTTAGCTCAGGAATTAGGAAAGGTTCGTGCGCCTTCTCCTAATGGTATGCAATGCGATAGTAATGGAAGCTGTTAA
- a CDS encoding cation:proton antiporter, with the protein MLVFQLAIILLASKIAGDISVKLGQPSVLGKLLIGIVLGPTVLGVVTNTDILQELSQIGVILLMFIAGLETDTEEFKRTGKASTYVGIAGIIFPFAFGYLAGFFLQLPMIESVFLGLLLSATSVSISVQTLKEMGKLKSREGTTILGAAVIDDILVIVALAFVMSFAGGDVNLGMVVLKKVAFFAIAILLAWKVVPWVLNRFAPLRVSEAVISAGLIICFMYAYLAEYAGVAGIIGAYIAGVAISLTKHKHEVFEKVETISYSIFVPVFFTSIGVTAQFMGITQNIWLILGLSVIAILTKLIGSAIGARLAGFEWRSSLGVGAAMVSRGEVALIIAAMGLEANLLSGDMFAVIVVVVLITTIVTPPMMKMFLSKPSGKKQNA; encoded by the coding sequence ATGCTTGTTTTTCAATTAGCAATAATTTTGCTAGCTTCAAAAATTGCTGGAGATATCAGTGTTAAATTAGGTCAGCCTTCTGTATTAGGAAAGCTCCTTATTGGTATCGTTTTGGGGCCTACTGTTCTTGGGGTAGTAACCAATACAGACATTCTTCAGGAATTGAGTCAGATCGGTGTTATCTTACTGATGTTCATTGCAGGTCTAGAAACAGATACAGAGGAATTCAAACGTACTGGTAAGGCCTCGACCTATGTTGGTATTGCAGGAATTATTTTCCCGTTTGCATTCGGTTATCTAGCTGGATTTTTCCTCCAACTTCCTATGATCGAATCTGTTTTCCTCGGTTTGTTACTTTCTGCAACCAGCGTAAGTATTTCCGTTCAAACGCTGAAAGAAATGGGGAAATTGAAATCACGTGAAGGAACTACAATTCTAGGAGCCGCTGTTATTGATGACATTCTTGTCATTGTTGCCTTGGCTTTTGTCATGAGCTTTGCAGGTGGGGACGTTAATCTTGGAATGGTGGTCTTGAAAAAGGTAGCATTCTTCGCAATAGCTATCCTTCTAGCATGGAAAGTGGTTCCATGGGTCTTAAACAGATTTGCCCCGCTTCGTGTATCAGAAGCAGTGATTTCAGCAGGGTTGATCATTTGTTTTATGTATGCTTATTTAGCTGAGTATGCAGGTGTTGCTGGTATCATTGGTGCTTATATTGCAGGTGTTGCCATTAGTTTAACAAAGCATAAGCATGAAGTGTTTGAGAAGGTTGAAACGATAAGCTACTCCATTTTTGTCCCTGTGTTCTTTACGTCAATTGGAGTAACGGCTCAATTCATGGGAATTACTCAGAACATCTGGTTAATTCTTGGACTAAGTGTTATAGCGATACTAACAAAGCTCATTGGCTCTGCGATAGGGGCTAGATTAGCAGGATTTGAGTGGAGAAGCTCTCTAGGTGTTGGTGCAGCCATGGTATCTCGTGGGGAAGTAGCACTCATAATCGCAGCCATGGGTCTAGAAGCTAATTTGCTAAGCGGTGATATGTTTGCGGTTATTGTAGTTGTGGTCTTGATTACGACGATTGTGACACCGCCTATGATGAAGATGTTTCTGAGTAAACCTAGTGGGAAAAAACAAAATGCTTAG
- a CDS encoding HEAT repeat domain-containing protein: MKGLSRDEERLLHELYKPTSNFALLDKSNDMEQEIFSYLAKSGSMVTLLHLLPLAVARKESAIETIHIIMKRHSYRKMISLDQHVRRINLYNYSPIFKPWYELQPTDVTSVLLESEQSVTFIGVCTFHSNGYVREAAVKKLGSQFSGLEIPFLLLRLNDFIPTIRFLAFKALKQRIQTKFARNFLLSISLVKHLEIYYNREKFTDLVEEIYRLLKMDDCRTELVSGFHSYDLDVRRFCFLMACNLPDMNHNDICSQAFAQKDMFIRLYTLQQVSTNLSKNELMNWLKCARTDVSPPVRQCALKMIVDIFPEQAPEELIKALLDRNKTIRETARYYLREKPIDYAAYYREKLSHSEQQVIQVAITGLGETGSKTDASWILAFINHEKARISSAAVKALSNLDADNYEEVFITSLQADKRGVSREARQALSQLVTVSHAERLWDIYQEDDRIHVQKNILNLFKLVGKRDSIFYLLRACIVSKEEVRVQAERYVITWIRGYGTIFYISLSKEKWNVLQLLLQQVNNYLSQNTVDEMTNLIERNKY, from the coding sequence ATGAAAGGATTATCAAGAGATGAAGAGCGTCTATTACATGAACTATATAAACCTACTTCTAATTTTGCGTTATTAGATAAATCGAATGATATGGAGCAAGAAATCTTCTCTTACCTAGCTAAATCCGGTAGCATGGTCACTCTTCTTCATCTATTGCCTCTAGCTGTTGCAAGAAAAGAGAGTGCAATAGAAACGATACATATAATAATGAAAAGGCACTCCTATAGAAAAATGATTAGTCTAGATCAACATGTACGTAGAATAAATTTATATAATTATAGCCCTATTTTCAAACCATGGTATGAACTACAGCCAACCGATGTTACCTCTGTCTTATTGGAAAGTGAGCAGAGTGTTACATTTATTGGTGTATGTACATTTCATTCAAATGGATACGTTAGAGAAGCTGCTGTCAAAAAGTTAGGTAGCCAGTTTTCTGGACTAGAAATTCCGTTTCTTCTCCTACGTTTAAATGATTTTATTCCTACCATTCGTTTCCTAGCATTCAAAGCTTTGAAACAAAGAATACAGACTAAATTTGCTAGAAACTTTCTGTTGTCTATTTCGTTAGTTAAACATTTAGAAATATACTATAATCGTGAAAAATTTACCGATTTAGTAGAAGAGATTTATCGTTTGTTGAAAATGGATGATTGTCGAACTGAGCTTGTGAGCGGTTTTCATTCCTATGATCTTGATGTCCGACGTTTTTGTTTTCTGATGGCATGTAACCTTCCAGATATGAATCATAATGATATTTGTAGCCAGGCTTTTGCTCAAAAGGATATGTTTATTCGTCTTTATACGCTTCAGCAAGTGTCTACTAATTTGTCTAAAAACGAATTGATGAACTGGCTAAAATGTGCCAGAACAGATGTTTCTCCACCTGTAAGGCAATGTGCGCTTAAGATGATTGTCGACATTTTCCCAGAACAGGCTCCTGAAGAGTTGATAAAGGCACTTCTAGATAGAAATAAAACGATTCGGGAGACAGCGAGATATTATCTAAGAGAGAAACCAATCGATTATGCAGCATACTACAGAGAAAAATTGAGCCATTCAGAACAGCAAGTGATACAGGTAGCGATTACAGGATTAGGTGAAACGGGTTCAAAAACGGATGCTTCTTGGATATTGGCATTTATAAATCATGAAAAAGCCCGAATTAGTAGTGCTGCTGTTAAGGCATTGTCCAACCTTGATGCAGACAATTATGAGGAAGTGTTTATTACGTCTCTGCAAGCTGATAAACGTGGTGTATCCCGTGAAGCAAGACAAGCTCTTTCGCAATTGGTTACAGTCTCTCATGCTGAAAGACTTTGGGACATTTATCAAGAAGATGATCGTATACATGTACAGAAAAATATTTTAAATTTGTTCAAGCTAGTGGGAAAGCGAGACAGTATTTTTTATTTATTACGTGCTTGTATAGTTTCAAAGGAAGAAGTTAGAGTGCAGGCAGAGCGGTATGTAATAACTTGGATTAGAGGATACGGTACTATATTTTATATCTCCTTATCTAAAGAAAAGTGGAATGTGCTACAACTACTTTTACAGCAAGTGAATAACTATTTGTCTCAAAATACAGTGGATGAAATGACAAATCTTATTGAGAGAAACAAGTATTAG
- a CDS encoding acetamidase, with protein sequence MATHTIRPERSTLHGSYSRESAPILTIHSGDTVRFETLDADWNAGPEQVDGRRIEFCTREHPQDSGHALIGPLYISEAKAGQSLAIHINELRVGTWGWSGGGGFTSDVNNRLGMHEGRQYGLVWKLDATSMIGTSDRGHKIRLHPFMGVLGMPPDEPGIHSTTPPRYCGGNIDCKELVPGSTLYLPIPVDGGLFSVGDGHAAQGDGEVSGLAIECPMELVDLTLTVVDQVLSYPRAQTPSSKITFGFHKDLHEASMIALEGMIDWMQELYGYERKEALNLASLVVDLRITQLVNDVVGVHAVLENDRLVDTK encoded by the coding sequence ATGGCTACACATACAATCCGCCCTGAACGATCGACTCTGCATGGTTCTTACAGCAGAGAATCTGCCCCTATTCTGACAATCCATTCTGGTGATACTGTTCGATTTGAGACGCTTGATGCAGATTGGAACGCTGGTCCTGAACAGGTAGACGGTAGAAGAATAGAGTTTTGTACTCGTGAACATCCCCAAGATAGTGGGCATGCCCTCATTGGCCCCTTATACATTTCCGAAGCCAAGGCTGGTCAAAGCTTGGCCATACATATTAATGAATTACGCGTAGGTACATGGGGCTGGAGTGGAGGTGGTGGATTTACTAGTGACGTAAACAATCGTTTAGGGATGCATGAAGGAAGACAGTATGGTTTAGTCTGGAAACTGGATGCGACTAGCATGATAGGAACTAGCGATAGAGGACATAAAATTCGCCTTCACCCATTTATGGGGGTGTTGGGTATGCCCCCAGATGAACCAGGTATTCATTCCACTACTCCTCCTCGCTACTGTGGCGGTAACATAGATTGCAAAGAGCTAGTGCCCGGAAGCACCTTATATTTACCTATTCCTGTTGATGGTGGGCTTTTTTCCGTAGGGGACGGACATGCAGCCCAAGGTGATGGGGAAGTATCTGGCCTTGCAATAGAGTGCCCTATGGAGTTGGTTGACCTGACTCTTACAGTGGTAGATCAAGTACTTTCTTACCCAAGAGCACAAACACCGTCTAGTAAAATCACTTTTGGTTTCCATAAAGATTTACATGAAGCCTCCATGATTGCACTGGAGGGCATGATTGATTGGATGCAGGAGCTATACGGCTATGAGCGAAAAGAAGCCTTAAATCTAGCCAGCCTCGTCGTCGATTTGCGCATCACTCAGTTGGTGAACGATGTTGTAGGTGTACACGCGGTGTTAGAGAACGATAGATTAGTTGATACAAAATAA
- the nrdG gene encoding anaerobic ribonucleoside-triphosphate reductase activating protein gives MHICDYRSESINEGIGLRAVVFVSGCRHACPGCFNPESWDFNYGQAFTPSRQQEVIQEISTNPLLHGMTLCGGDPFFSADACISFVTSFRNACPDKTVWAYTGFTFEALLHQDKHRQLLELCDVIIDGKFKSEEKDTSLRFRGSRNQRIIDVKKSLSLGAAIEWA, from the coding sequence ATGCATATCTGCGACTATCGAAGCGAAAGCATCAATGAAGGCATTGGATTGCGAGCAGTCGTTTTTGTGAGCGGCTGCCGTCATGCTTGCCCAGGTTGCTTTAATCCTGAATCGTGGGACTTCAACTACGGTCAAGCTTTTACGCCTTCACGCCAACAAGAAGTGATTCAGGAGATTTCAACTAATCCATTATTACATGGCATGACCCTCTGTGGAGGAGATCCTTTTTTCTCAGCAGATGCTTGTATCTCCTTTGTCACCAGCTTTCGCAACGCTTGTCCAGATAAGACAGTCTGGGCCTACACTGGATTTACTTTTGAAGCGTTGCTCCATCAAGACAAACACCGTCAGCTATTAGAGCTATGTGATGTCATCATTGATGGAAAATTTAAAAGCGAAGAAAAGGATACCTCCTTGCGCTTTCGTGGTAGTCGTAATCAGCGGATCATTGATGTGAAAAAAAGTCTTTCATTAGGTGCTGCTATAGAATGGGCGTAA
- a CDS encoding anaerobic ribonucleoside triphosphate reductase, whose product MLIMKRDGRQEIFQVEKINTAITQACLAVTGTANSALCEEIALWIQEQLEQQLLTSEQKQNNKVKPLFTQTVHELLIAHLCEKYHNDIAHSFTSYRQQRDRNRLKQSELYNISEAVIGLQDMDLLRENANVNGESFSGKMSKMGSEYAKWHVKQYVLPTELREAIDQHYVYVHDLDQYAIGTTNCIFIPFDRLLADGFNTGNGSVRTPQSIMTAMALVAIIFQSQQNSQFGGVSANKIDWDLAPYVRKSFVKHVKKGIHYFNEGFDLTLSDLNDDQLYMDNEKLKQDFPQSYAYALEETVSETHQAAESLIHNLNTMSSRAGGQIPFTSLNYGMCTSTEGRLVSHALLNATIKGLGNGETPIFPQHIFQCKTGVNQAESDPNYDLFQKAIECSSKRLYPNFVNVDATFNLIYYREDDPNTIIATMGCRTRSISDRFGRNYSSGKGNLSFNTINLVKLGIEYGICREQRDQANIAGFYKALQTYMDTAINGLIHRFGIQAKQPAKASDFMMREGVWEGGKDLHPDQEVAELIKHGSLAVGFIGLAECMYALYGKHHGEDTEVYKRALSVISFMRQYCDDMSEKHNLNITLFATPAEGLSGKFTKADQKTHGKLTGITDREYYTNSFHIPVYYSLPAFQKIKLEAPFHELCNAGAITYIELDGNARQNTVAFQQIVQHALKSNVGYFSINHPLDRCPHCGFEGIIGMSCPSCGSDENSVHFQRLRRVTGYITGDYTERFNSAKQAEVLDRVKHQ is encoded by the coding sequence ATGCTTATAATGAAACGCGATGGTCGTCAGGAAATTTTTCAGGTAGAAAAGATTAACACAGCAATTACCCAAGCATGCTTGGCTGTAACAGGAACTGCAAATTCGGCACTTTGTGAAGAGATTGCCCTTTGGATTCAAGAGCAGCTTGAACAGCAACTACTTACCTCGGAGCAAAAACAAAATAACAAAGTGAAGCCACTTTTCACACAAACAGTCCATGAGTTACTTATCGCACATTTATGTGAAAAATATCACAATGACATCGCTCATTCTTTTACTTCTTACCGTCAACAACGGGATCGCAATCGCCTAAAACAAAGCGAACTATACAACATTAGTGAAGCCGTAATCGGTCTACAGGATATGGATTTACTCCGAGAAAACGCCAATGTGAACGGAGAATCATTCAGCGGAAAAATGAGTAAAATGGGCTCCGAATACGCCAAATGGCATGTGAAACAATATGTTCTACCTACCGAGCTACGTGAAGCCATCGATCAACATTATGTTTATGTCCATGATTTGGATCAGTATGCAATTGGAACAACCAACTGTATTTTCATTCCTTTTGATCGCCTACTAGCAGATGGATTTAATACAGGAAACGGATCAGTTCGCACCCCACAGAGTATTATGACTGCAATGGCTCTGGTTGCAATTATCTTTCAATCTCAGCAAAACAGCCAATTCGGTGGTGTTTCCGCTAACAAAATTGACTGGGACCTCGCTCCATATGTCCGAAAATCCTTCGTCAAACATGTTAAAAAGGGAATTCATTATTTTAACGAAGGTTTCGATCTTACTTTGTCCGACTTAAATGATGACCAGCTTTATATGGATAACGAAAAACTAAAGCAGGATTTTCCACAGAGCTATGCCTATGCCTTAGAAGAAACAGTATCAGAAACCCATCAGGCAGCTGAATCTCTCATCCACAATCTGAATACGATGAGCAGCCGAGCCGGGGGACAAATTCCTTTTACTTCCCTTAATTATGGCATGTGTACCTCTACGGAAGGACGCTTGGTCTCGCATGCGCTATTGAATGCAACAATTAAAGGATTAGGAAATGGCGAAACACCGATCTTCCCACAGCATATCTTTCAATGCAAAACAGGGGTTAATCAGGCAGAGAGCGATCCGAACTATGACCTGTTCCAAAAAGCGATTGAATGCTCCAGCAAGCGTCTCTACCCTAATTTTGTCAATGTAGATGCTACCTTCAATCTCATTTACTATCGTGAGGATGATCCTAATACTATTATCGCTACGATGGGATGCCGGACAAGATCTATCTCAGACCGTTTTGGACGAAATTATAGTAGCGGAAAGGGAAATCTCTCGTTTAACACGATCAATCTTGTAAAATTGGGGATTGAATACGGCATTTGTCGAGAACAACGCGATCAAGCAAACATAGCTGGCTTTTACAAAGCGCTACAAACTTATATGGATACAGCTATCAATGGGTTAATTCACCGCTTTGGTATTCAAGCCAAACAACCAGCGAAAGCATCGGATTTCATGATGCGCGAAGGTGTCTGGGAGGGCGGTAAAGATTTACATCCTGATCAAGAGGTAGCTGAGTTAATTAAACACGGTAGCCTTGCTGTAGGTTTTATTGGATTAGCAGAATGTATGTATGCCCTTTATGGAAAACACCACGGGGAAGATACTGAGGTATACAAACGCGCTCTCTCTGTTATTTCATTCATGCGACAATACTGCGATGATATGAGCGAAAAACACAACTTGAACATTACTTTATTCGCTACTCCTGCTGAAGGCTTGTCAGGTAAATTTACGAAAGCTGATCAAAAAACACATGGTAAGCTCACAGGAATTACGGATCGTGAATACTATACCAATTCCTTTCACATTCCAGTCTACTATTCCCTACCAGCTTTCCAAAAAATTAAGCTAGAAGCACCTTTCCATGAGCTATGCAACGCGGGGGCCATTACCTATATTGAGCTAGATGGAAATGCCAGACAAAATACGGTAGCTTTTCAGCAGATTGTTCAGCACGCATTAAAAAGCAACGTAGGATATTTCTCCATTAATCATCCACTGGATCGCTGTCCACATTGTGGCTTTGAAGGGATTATCGGCATGAGTTGTCCAAGTTGTGGGAGCGATGAGAATTCTGTTCATTTTCAACGACTGCGCCGTGTGACTGGCTACATTACAGGCGATTATACAGAACGTTTTAACTCTGCAAAACAAGCTGAGGTGCTGGATCGGGTGAAACACCAGTGA